In a genomic window of Phycodurus eques isolate BA_2022a chromosome 2, UOR_Pequ_1.1, whole genome shotgun sequence:
- the LOC133399104 gene encoding zinc finger protein 572-like codes for MCKVRMLRALVNDRLSAAVEEIFGAFERTLAEYEEELCRTKEENERQRQLLDAVFKSQDDPHREDVSEEDVRPEQQEWSSRVEQEEPESPHVKEEEEGEQLNGPELPVIRVIVKSEDAADKSQSEQNIRPAPPTSSSRQHMTTKGVEDHHGGSQGDSLLAPLSDSDDTSSHSHDTDDEHTKGATTCLTVHKHLKCSQCDKTFYDNSNLKRHMRSHTGEKPYVCSVCGKTFAHKGNLTTHTRTHTGEKPFSCSVCSTKFSDHSVLIRHMRRHTGEKPFTCLVCGKGFLVKGSLKAHTRTHTGEKPFTCSVCGKTFSQNSHLRTHTRTHTGEKSYSCSVCNTTFGGRAALFWHMTTHHGH; via the exons ATGTGTAAGGTACGAATGCTGAGGGCGTTGGTGAACGACCGACTAAGTGCTGCTGTCGAAGAAATATTCGGAGCGTTTGAAAGAACCTTAgcggagtacgaggaggaactttgtcgGACGAAAGAGGAAAACGAGCGACAacgtcaactactggacgctgtTTTCAAGTCTCAAGATGACCCACACAGAGAAG ACGTCAGTGAAGAAGATGTTCGTCCTGAGCAGCAGGAGTGGAGCTCCAGGGTGGAGCAGGAGGAGCCAGAGTCCCCCCacgttaaagaggaagaggagggagagCAACTTAACGGACCAGAGTTGCCAGTGATTCGTGTcattgtgaagagtgaagatgctGCAGACAAAAGTCAGAGTGAGCAGAACATTAGGCCGGCGCCTCCGACCAGCAGCTCacgtcaacacatgacaacaaaagGAGTTGAAGACCACCATGGTGGATCCCAAGGCGACAGCCTCTTAGCGCCGCTCTCCGATAGTGACGACACGTCGTCACACTCTCATGACACTGATGATGAACACACTAAAGGTGCTACGACATGTCTCACAGTCCACAAGCATTTGAAATGCTCTCAGTGTGACAAAACGTTTTACGACAATAGTAATCTGAAAAGACACATGAGAAGtcacacaggagagaaaccgtacgtctgctcagtttgtggtaaaacatttgCTCACAAGGGAAatttgacaacacacacaagaacacacactggagagaaaccattttcctgctcagtcTGCAGCACAAAATTTAGTGATCATTCTGTACTGATTCGACACATGAGAagacacactggggagaaaccttttactTGTTTGGTGTGTGGGAAAGGATTCCTTGTGAAAGGATCTTTAAaagcacacacaagaacacacactggggaaaagCCTTTtacatgctcagtttgtggtaaaacattctcTCAAAACTCACATTtgagaacacacacaaggacgcacactggagaaaaatcTTATTCTTGCTCAGTCTGCAACACAACATTTGGAGGTCGAGCTGCTTTATTTTGGCACATGACAACACACCATGGACATTGA